One genomic window of Acidovorax radicis includes the following:
- the ispE gene encoding 4-(cytidine 5'-diphospho)-2-C-methyl-D-erythritol kinase — protein sequence MQALYDVPAPAKLNLFLHVTGQRADGYHLLQSVFMLIDWCDTLHFERRTDGTISREDLGAPLPEVDLTIQAARALQRATGCRQGVHIGLLKSIPAQAGMGGGSSDAATTLLVLNRLWGLQLPLSALEKIGLQLGADIPFFLRGRNAWVQGIGETIVPLEKEHQLPQARFAIVKPAAGLETKAIFSSPSLKRDSDSATILGFAAAHFDFGRNDLQPVAQALCPDVAKAIQWLGTFGLQGRMTGSGSAVFAHMSHAIDLDAAPEGWQVRTCDNLMIHPLAGWASSEN from the coding sequence ATGCAAGCCCTGTATGACGTGCCGGCGCCGGCAAAACTGAACCTGTTCCTGCATGTCACCGGTCAGCGCGCCGATGGATATCACTTGCTCCAGTCGGTTTTCATGCTCATCGACTGGTGCGACACCTTGCATTTTGAACGTCGCACTGACGGCACCATTTCCCGTGAGGACCTGGGTGCACCCCTTCCCGAAGTAGATCTCACCATTCAGGCGGCCCGGGCACTGCAACGAGCAACCGGATGCAGACAAGGTGTGCACATAGGTTTGCTCAAAAGTATTCCCGCGCAGGCTGGCATGGGCGGGGGATCTTCGGATGCGGCCACCACCTTGCTTGTTCTGAACAGGCTGTGGGGCTTGCAACTCCCCCTTTCGGCGCTGGAAAAGATCGGTTTGCAGCTCGGTGCAGATATTCCGTTTTTTTTACGTGGTCGCAACGCTTGGGTGCAAGGAATCGGTGAGACAATTGTGCCGCTTGAGAAAGAGCACCAACTGCCGCAAGCGCGCTTTGCCATCGTGAAGCCCGCAGCAGGTTTGGAGACAAAAGCAATTTTTTCGTCACCAAGTCTAAAACGCGATTCAGATAGTGCTACAATCTTAGGCTTTGCTGCAGCACACTTTGACTTCGGTCGAAACGACTTGCAGCCAGTCGCTCAGGCACTTTGCCCCGACGTTGCCAAAGCCATTCAATGGCTTGGCACCTTTGGATTGCAAGGCCGAATGACAGGCTCAGGCAGTGCAGTGTTTGCGCATATGTCACATGCAATAGATTTGGACGCAGCGCCTGAAGGCTGGCAAGTCAGAACATGTGACAACCTGATGATTCATCCTCTGGCAGGATGGGCATCAAGTGAAAATTAA
- a CDS encoding ribose-phosphate pyrophosphokinase: MQANHPDFMVFTGNANPGMAAEIAQHLGTTLGAADVGRFSDGEVTVEIKQNVRARDVFVVQSTCAPTNENLMELLIMVDALKRASAERISAVIPYFGYARQDRRPRSTRVPITAKVVANMLQAVGVARVLTMDLHADQIQGFFDIPVDNIYASPVLLGDLRQKNYEDLIVVSPDVGGVVRARALAKQLNCDLAIIDKRRPRANVSEVMHVIGEIEGRNCVIMDDMIDTAGTLVKAAEVLKERGAKKVYAYCTHPIFSGPAIERIAQGSALDEVVVTNTIPLSDNAKGCSKIRQLSVAPLIAETIQRIAKGESVMSLFSDQDNLF, from the coding sequence ATGCAAGCCAACCACCCCGACTTCATGGTTTTTACCGGCAATGCCAATCCTGGCATGGCTGCTGAAATTGCTCAACACCTCGGCACCACTCTGGGTGCAGCCGATGTGGGACGCTTCTCTGACGGTGAGGTCACCGTTGAAATCAAGCAGAACGTGCGCGCACGAGATGTTTTTGTTGTGCAGTCGACTTGTGCGCCGACCAACGAAAACCTCATGGAACTGCTGATCATGGTTGACGCGCTCAAACGCGCATCGGCTGAACGCATCAGCGCCGTGATCCCCTACTTTGGCTATGCCCGCCAAGACCGTCGCCCCCGCTCAACACGCGTTCCGATCACGGCCAAGGTGGTGGCAAACATGCTCCAGGCCGTGGGCGTTGCCCGCGTACTGACCATGGACCTGCATGCCGATCAGATCCAGGGGTTCTTCGATATTCCCGTGGACAACATCTACGCATCTCCTGTTCTGCTGGGTGACCTGCGTCAAAAGAACTACGAGGACCTGATTGTGGTCTCCCCCGACGTGGGTGGCGTGGTACGCGCCCGCGCTCTGGCCAAGCAACTCAACTGCGATCTGGCCATCATCGATAAACGCCGCCCTCGGGCGAATGTGTCCGAAGTGATGCATGTGATTGGTGAAATCGAAGGCCGCAACTGCGTGATCATGGACGACATGATCGACACCGCCGGTACGCTGGTGAAGGCCGCCGAAGTGCTCAAGGAGCGCGGTGCCAAGAAGGTGTACGCCTACTGTACGCACCCCATTTTTTCGGGTCCTGCCATTGAACGCATCGCCCAGGGCTCGGCCCTCGACGAAGTGGTAGTGACCAACACCATCCCATTGAGCGACAACGCCAAGGGGTGTTCCAAGATTCGCCAACTCTCCGTGGCCCCGCTGATCGCAGAGACGATCCAGCGCATTGCCAAGGGTGAGTCGGTCATGAGTTTGTTCTCGGACCAAGACAATCTGTTCTGA
- a CDS encoding lipoprotein insertase outer membrane protein LolB — MQSRPVCAASRPHRWMWWFVLGLLWMTGCAQPARQIAAEEPAWSGRIALQVEDQSSQSFSAMFELHGNAQNGGLVLLSPLGSRLAQLDWQNGHAQLQSGQETRSSDSLDSLLQEVTGTRIPIEALFGWLQGVQVSATGWQADLSGIASGRLTARRDDPAPKATLRIALTR; from the coding sequence ATGCAGTCACGGCCCGTGTGTGCCGCCTCGCGCCCTCATCGCTGGATGTGGTGGTTCGTGTTGGGTCTGTTGTGGATGACCGGCTGCGCACAACCCGCTCGTCAGATCGCTGCCGAAGAGCCTGCATGGAGCGGTCGCATCGCCTTGCAGGTAGAAGACCAGTCTTCGCAGTCCTTTTCTGCGATGTTCGAGTTGCACGGCAACGCCCAAAACGGTGGCCTGGTGCTGTTGAGTCCTCTTGGTAGTCGGCTCGCGCAACTGGACTGGCAAAACGGGCATGCGCAACTGCAAAGCGGTCAGGAAACCCGCAGCTCGGACTCGCTGGATAGCCTTTTGCAAGAGGTGACGGGTACCCGCATTCCTATTGAAGCCCTGTTTGGCTGGCTCCAAGGCGTTCAAGTGTCGGCCACCGGGTGGCAGGCAGACCTCTCGGGGATTGCCAGCGGGCGGCTCACCGCCCGCCGAGACGATCCTGCACCAAAGGCCACTTTGCGCATTGCTCTAACGCGCTGA